The Nostoc sp. 'Peltigera membranacea cyanobiont' N6 genome contains the following window.
ATCGAACAACAAACAGATATTCAGACGCTGCGAGCTCAACAACTGAGCCAGGTTCGCCAGCGCAGAGACGAAGCACTGCAACAAGCTAAAGATACTGCTTGGAAGTCTGGGCTACGGATTGGGATTAGCAGTTTGCTGTTATCCATTGGTTACATTATCATCGGCTGGACAGGCTTAAGAGGTAGGGGTGCTGTACAAGGTGGTAAACCCAGAGCTACCGCCCGCTAATTCACTATTAGCATGGCAGTAGGACAGATCCAAAAATTATTGACGGCTTATACTGCCATGCTCCTAGTAGCTAATAAAAATAAAAATGCAATTATCACTGAGTAAAATCGCTATAAAACTTGGGTAATGTTTTCAATTTACATACTGACATATAACGAAGAACTAGATATTGCTGCTTGTATTGAATCGGCTATGCTATCGGATGACATCATTGTTGTGGATTCATGCAGTAGCGATCGCACTATGGAAATCGCCAGTCGCTATCCCATCCGCGTCGTCCAACACGCTTTTGAAAGCCACGGCCGCCAGCGCTCCTGGATGTTAGAGTCTATCCCCCCGAAGCACGAATGGGTTTATATTCTCGAAGCTGATGAGCGGATGACACCAGAACTATTCGCGGAATGCGAAAAGGCAAGTCAGCATCCAGATTATATTGGTTACTACGTGGCTGAACGTGTCATGTTCATGAATCGTTGGATTCGCTACAGCACACAGTATCCCCGTTACCAAATGCGCCTCTTTCGCCACGGTAAAGTGTGGTTTACAGACTACGGTCATACTGAACGGGAAGTTTGTGAGGGTGCAACTAGCTTTTTAAAGGAAACATACCCCCATTACACTTGTAGTAAAGGTTTGAGCCGTTGGATTGACAAACATAACCGTTATTCTACAGATGAAGCTCAAGAAACCCTGTATCAGCTAGAACAGGGAAACGTCAACTGGCAAGATTTATTCTTTGGCAAATCGGAAGTCGAAAAACGCCGCGCTCTAAAAGATTTATCTTTGCGTTTACCTGCTAGACCGTTGCTACGCTTTTTATATATGTATTTTATCTTA
Protein-coding sequences here:
- a CDS encoding glycosyltransferase family 2 protein; this translates as MFSIYILTYNEELDIAACIESAMLSDDIIVVDSCSSDRTMEIASRYPIRVVQHAFESHGRQRSWMLESIPPKHEWVYILEADERMTPELFAECEKASQHPDYIGYYVAERVMFMNRWIRYSTQYPRYQMRLFRHGKVWFTDYGHTEREVCEGATSFLKETYPHYTCSKGLSRWIDKHNRYSTDEAQETLYQLEQGNVNWQDLFFGKSEVEKRRALKDLSLRLPARPLLRFLYMYFILGGCLDGHAGLAWCTLQAFYEYLILLKVWEMKYLPQPNLGTTAILAQESTQQLQSADSETTQVDVA